One Dokdonia sp. Dokd-P16 genomic window carries:
- a CDS encoding fasciclin domain-containing protein has translation MKKMLLMVAGAGLLFASCAEGTKEKSTEVNNEVAEATMEIEAPVKEEVGTIVDVAVGNENFTTLVTAVKAAGLVETLASTGPFTVFAPTNDAFAKLPEGTVGTLVKPENKAMLTDILTYHVVSGKYMAGDVVEAIKANNGTFETNTVMGQKITLMMDGENVVIKDAKGGKSVIIMTDVAASNGVIHAIDTVIMPKA, from the coding sequence ATGAAAAAGATGTTATTAATGGTTGCAGGAGCAGGATTATTATTTGCTTCATGTGCCGAAGGAACGAAAGAGAAATCTACTGAAGTAAATAATGAAGTAGCTGAGGCAACAATGGAAATTGAAGCACCAGTTAAAGAAGAGGTAGGGACTATAGTAGATGTAGCAGTAGGGAATGAAAACTTTACTACACTAGTAACAGCAGTAAAAGCTGCAGGACTTGTAGAGACACTTGCTAGCACAGGACCATTTACAGTATTTGCGCCTACAAATGATGCATTTGCTAAATTACCAGAAGGAACTGTAGGAACTTTAGTAAAGCCAGAAAATAAGGCGATGTTGACTGATATTCTTACATACCACGTAGTATCTGGAAAATATATGGCTGGAGACGTAGTAGAAGCTATTAAAGCCAACAACGGAACTTTTGAAACCAACACAGTAATGGGACAGAAAATCACATTAATGATGGATGGAGAAAACGTTGTAATTAAGGATGCAAAAGGTGGGAAGTCAGTTATTATAATGACAGACGTAGCAGCTTCAAACGGTGTTATACACGCTATTGATACTGTAATTATGCCAAAAGCATAA